The Acidianus infernus genome window below encodes:
- a CDS encoding rhomboid family intramembrane serine protease produces MRETLILAFLVVLGYVIGLLTSIYYPSIFIYLIQVNYLVFKGDYISLLTSIFVTNSLLDAGFNTIALLVIYSLFGSKAGKMEYVVFLFSGLLGNIFSLFLFPPNTASAGASGGIFGILSFYIIYDMLKDRKFYFYEFLILIIVFVLSDILPNVDYFAHIGGILGGVILAFIASWLKRDEKEDTHYEFNRRNFNDNWNDYAALWIV; encoded by the coding sequence ATGAGAGAGACTTTAATATTAGCTTTTTTAGTAGTTCTAGGTTACGTAATAGGATTATTAACTAGCATATACTACCCTTCCATTTTTATCTATTTGATCCAAGTAAATTATTTAGTCTTTAAAGGCGATTATATTTCGCTTTTAACTTCGATATTTGTTACAAATAGCCTTCTTGACGCAGGATTTAATACTATAGCTCTTCTAGTAATCTATTCCTTATTTGGTTCTAAGGCTGGCAAAATGGAGTACGTAGTGTTTCTTTTCTCTGGTCTTTTAGGAAATATCTTTAGTCTTTTCCTATTTCCTCCAAATACTGCTTCTGCGGGAGCCTCTGGAGGAATATTTGGAATACTCTCCTTTTATATAATTTACGATATGCTAAAAGATAGAAAATTCTATTTTTATGAATTTCTTATATTGATAATAGTTTTTGTTCTAAGTGATATATTACCTAATGTGGATTACTTTGCACATATAGGAGGAATCTTAGGAGGAGTAATATTAGCTTTTATTGCCAGTTGGCTTAAAAGAGATGAGAAGGAAGATACACATTATGAATTTAATAGAAGAAA
- a CDS encoding site-2 protease family protein — protein sequence MSKLDELEWRFRNINEVVAFLLAIFSISTFGIGELIYSIIKGYPLYFSLLIVLFTLIAATIAVIPHELAHRQVARKYGCFSRFSLSFSGFLATSIINLFGLAIVFFSGYTLISCNFFRANKKLDGITATAGPATNLVISAIFYLAYLFSQSLVGLLFFYIAMFNSVVAFFNLLPFWVLDGMKIMRWNVKIWAVMIALSLVLMYLTHVL from the coding sequence TTGAGTAAGCTTGATGAACTAGAATGGCGGTTTAGGAATATTAATGAGGTCGTAGCGTTTTTGCTTGCAATATTTTCTATATCAACTTTTGGAATTGGAGAACTAATTTATAGCATCATAAAAGGATATCCACTTTATTTTTCATTGCTTATAGTATTATTTACTTTAATAGCCGCAACAATAGCTGTGATACCGCATGAATTAGCTCACAGGCAAGTAGCTAGAAAATACGGTTGTTTTTCCAGATTCTCCTTAAGTTTCTCTGGGTTTTTAGCCACTTCAATAATCAATTTATTTGGATTAGCAATAGTTTTCTTTTCTGGTTACACCTTAATTTCATGCAACTTCTTCAGAGCTAACAAAAAATTAGATGGAATAACCGCTACTGCAGGTCCAGCTACAAACTTAGTCATCTCAGCTATATTTTATCTAGCATATTTGTTCTCACAATCGTTAGTAGGTTTATTATTCTTTTATATAGCAATGTTCAACTCCGTAGTTGCGTTCTTTAATTTATTGCCTTTCTGGGTTTTAGACGGAATGAAAATTATGAGATGGAACGTAAAAATATGGGCAGTGATGATAGCATTATCTTTAGTACTAATGTATCTAACTCATGTATTATGA
- a CDS encoding MMPL family transporter yields MKRSIFIIAVWVLIALLLAPITLNIQSHFVYSDSPFLTTQYQSVKVENILKEYFNYTKESELFVIINGSYNESLEKINASLHYLYDAKLITPYEYISQVNSSYMSFVNPIIKEYEKNLSYAIELYHNLTVEREELLSNLSWFYYQLNVTFKEGHNVTPSSYVTMYEEYLEETHNPILAGVKTFDDPFILLFSINNYTNESLIKETLDTFSNYSYLIYKLTGKYFPLCALQNTSVYVLHEVESKIPPPPIRLCNFHRGNTWIFIVQVPDNESLTNVEEFMQNTPAIVTGHFAIYAQSAYYTQQDLKIIDLVTIILVGSLLVILLRALFPIVFLIFSAVLGIEIAYSLLYLATFAGYKIYYISGLVIPPIVFGITIDYSILFMYRYFEEVKKNSNNALRMAFRTAGKGAIFSGLSITIGFSSFLLSPSPLLKNIGEALIIASLSALIPAILFNYTALKIVSLRLLSFPRKEVPNPIDVRQKYLRDVSEFSIKHKFYVIGIMVILALVSFSVFFTHTTTVNFTEIVPSSSETIIGENILSNYFNYSIDYIIIKGNPNLTYDKIYNVSKEIIDCGGLAYGPASFGKFITRNLTYLENIYSSHNYSLIEAYIPYPVFSKGAISFTQKLINQGYMVGGSNADRIDIVNNTVSTYYGFTLPLTIILITAYIALVLRSIVVPIRLSLTLLVSSLVGVAIMFEVFKEVYWLSPLIVFALLFSLGIDYDMFIILRIKEEKGKDEDERIIKGVTYTGLVVTAAGLILAGAFFSLISADMRFLEEIGFSVGFSVIFDTFIVRPIFVPAIMSILKKYNWWPFAS; encoded by the coding sequence ATGAAACGTTCAATTTTTATAATAGCCGTTTGGGTTCTTATTGCATTACTTCTAGCTCCCATTACACTTAATATTCAATCCCATTTTGTTTATAGTGATTCTCCGTTTTTAACTACTCAATATCAAAGCGTCAAAGTGGAAAATATTCTAAAAGAGTATTTTAATTACACTAAAGAGTCAGAGCTTTTTGTAATAATTAACGGAAGTTATAATGAATCACTAGAAAAAATTAACGCTTCGTTACATTACCTTTATGACGCAAAGCTAATAACACCTTATGAGTACATTTCGCAAGTCAATTCGTCTTATATGTCGTTTGTAAATCCAATAATAAAAGAATATGAGAAGAATTTATCTTATGCTATAGAGCTTTATCATAATTTGACAGTAGAAAGAGAAGAATTACTGAGTAATTTATCTTGGTTCTATTATCAGCTAAATGTAACTTTTAAAGAAGGGCACAATGTAACTCCTTCAAGCTATGTTACTATGTACGAAGAATACTTAGAAGAAACTCATAACCCAATACTTGCTGGTGTAAAAACTTTTGATGATCCGTTTATTTTACTTTTTTCTATAAATAACTATACAAACGAGTCTCTAATCAAAGAAACATTGGACACTTTCTCAAACTATTCCTACTTAATTTATAAGCTTACTGGAAAATATTTTCCTTTATGTGCATTACAGAATACGTCTGTATACGTTTTGCATGAAGTAGAGAGTAAAATTCCTCCGCCTCCTATAAGATTATGTAATTTTCATAGGGGAAATACGTGGATATTTATAGTTCAAGTTCCAGATAACGAAAGTTTAACTAATGTTGAGGAATTTATGCAGAATACTCCAGCAATAGTAACTGGTCATTTTGCAATTTATGCACAATCCGCATACTATACTCAGCAGGATCTTAAGATAATTGATTTAGTAACTATTATTCTAGTGGGCTCATTACTTGTAATATTACTTAGAGCGTTATTTCCTATAGTTTTCCTAATTTTTAGTGCAGTTCTAGGAATAGAGATTGCTTATAGTTTACTTTATTTAGCAACTTTTGCTGGATACAAAATTTATTATATATCTGGTCTAGTAATTCCTCCTATCGTCTTTGGTATAACTATAGATTACTCCATCCTCTTTATGTATAGATATTTTGAGGAAGTTAAGAAGAATTCAAATAATGCCTTAAGGATGGCCTTTAGAACAGCCGGCAAAGGAGCAATATTTAGCGGACTTAGCATAACAATTGGGTTTTCTTCATTTCTGCTATCTCCTTCTCCCTTACTTAAGAATATAGGAGAAGCTCTAATAATCGCCTCCCTTTCAGCTCTAATTCCTGCAATCTTATTTAATTATACTGCACTTAAAATTGTTAGCTTAAGGCTTCTTAGTTTTCCAAGGAAAGAAGTTCCTAACCCTATAGATGTAAGACAAAAATACTTAAGAGACGTTTCAGAATTTTCAATTAAGCATAAATTTTACGTAATAGGGATAATGGTAATCTTAGCCCTAGTCTCTTTTTCAGTGTTTTTTACCCATACTACTACCGTTAATTTTACCGAGATAGTACCTTCAAGTTCAGAAACGATAATTGGTGAGAATATACTTTCTAATTATTTCAATTATAGTATAGATTACATAATAATAAAAGGCAATCCTAATTTAACTTATGATAAAATTTACAACGTGAGTAAGGAAATTATTGACTGCGGAGGTTTGGCTTATGGACCTGCTTCATTTGGAAAATTCATTACTAGAAATTTAACTTATTTAGAAAATATTTATTCTTCACATAACTATTCTCTTATTGAAGCTTACATTCCTTATCCAGTATTTAGTAAAGGGGCGATCTCTTTTACTCAAAAGTTGATCAATCAAGGCTATATGGTTGGAGGAAGTAATGCGGACAGAATAGATATAGTAAATAATACCGTTAGCACATACTATGGATTTACGTTACCTCTCACAATAATTTTGATAACAGCATATATTGCTTTAGTACTAAGGTCAATAGTTGTTCCAATTAGATTATCCTTAACCTTATTAGTAAGTTCTCTAGTAGGAGTTGCAATAATGTTTGAAGTATTCAAGGAAGTCTACTGGCTTTCTCCGCTTATAGTGTTTGCACTTTTATTTAGCCTAGGTATTGATTACGATATGTTCATAATATTAAGGATAAAAGAAGAGAAAGGAAAAGACGAGGATGAGAGAATAATTAAAGGAGTAACATATACTGGATTAGTA